Proteins encoded in a region of the Panicum hallii strain FIL2 chromosome 3, PHallii_v3.1, whole genome shotgun sequence genome:
- the LOC112886873 gene encoding protein WVD2-like 7, giving the protein MGAEPGFSPPQPEPEIPGHDNRNWKADMMSALGESVSFGRFLTEPLEWGKWSAFAHNRYLEEAAVQARPGSVAQKKAFFEAHYTRKKKRKSEDHGSAAGGDGSLEAAAAVEDEEEDGGSAASRPSSSAQSSCMTDQAPAPGEEGGGGEAGVVDCGGPRARDEPVEVAEELAVAAITYSVGPSCRMDAPVDRLCHREGGNEQVAGAVSESPEKKDLCSRNLVVVDVVEKQPLKESSIVNQDITDSAKKRRIQMSSLLQKPTRFRSPPSGKKGQPSSVKRQSPLHSAKENTSPPGTDNNMHGATSVPVPQKRSTLAALHMPKSFTRCETENAASGSRNLGTRIAERIRQLESASRPVETTQPEEFGPQRKTLSTVLPEVAIGTSQVAEQRSSHVMRIKEKLFRSTSPLVHQKAATTKEKERKFNNEPEFKESRQSFCFKARPLPNFCRRNKQVKDTNQQTVQEFPKFRDSNHSMTDGNHAQQMGKGVSKERQICCFPIRNLY; this is encoded by the exons ATGGGAGCAGAGCCGGGCTTctcgccgccgcagccggagcCGGAGATCCCCGGCCACGACAACCGG AACTGGAAGGCGGACATGATGTCGGCGCTGGGGGAGTCGGTCTCCTTCGGGCGCTTCCTCACGGAGCCGCTCGAGTGGGGGAAGTGGTCTGCCTTCGCACACAACCGCTACCTCGAGGAAGCGGCCGTGCAGGCGCGCCCGGGCTCCGTCGCGCAGAAGAAGGCCTTCTTCGAGGCGCACTATACCAGGAAGAAGAAGCGCAAGAGCGAAGACCACGGCTCCGCCGCTGGCGGCGACGGCAGcctcgaggcggcggcggcggtggaggatgaggaggaggacggTGGTTCCGCTGCCTCGCGGCCGTCCTCGTCGGCGCAGTCCTCCTGCATGACGGATCAGGCACCGGCGCCCGGGGAGGAGGgtggcggtggggaggccggcgtgGTGGATTGTGGTGGCCCCCGTGCCCGTGATGAGCCGGTGGAAGTGGCCGAGGAGCTCGCGGTCGCGGCCATCACCTATTCGGTTGGTCCTTCTTGCAGGATGGATGCACCCGTGGATCGGTTGTGCCACAGGGAGGGCGGCAATGAGCAAGTTGCTGGAGCAGTTTCGGaatcgccggagaagaaagatCTGTGCTCGAGAAATTTGGTTGTTGTTGATGTCGTAGAGAAGCAACCGTTGAAG GAGAGCTCTATTGTTAATCAGGATATCACGGATTCTGCCAAGAAAAGGAGGATCCAGATGTCATCTCTGCTTCAGAAGCCGACCAGATTCAGATCTCCCCCTTCAGGAAAGAAAGGGCAGCCTTCATCAGTGAAAAGACAGTCGCCTCTGCATTCTGCAAAGGAGAACACCTCACCTCCTGGTACAGACAATAACATGCATGGAGCAACTTCAGTCCCAGTCCCCCAAAAGAGGTCCACACTGGCAGCATTGCACATGCCTAAGAGTTTCACGAGATGTGAAACAGAAAATGCTGCCTCCGGCTCAAGAAATCTTGGTACAAGAATTGCCGAGAGGATTAGACAGTTGGAGTCTGCAAGCAGACCTGTGGAAACTACTCAGCCTGAGGAATTTGGGCCACAAAGAAAG ACCCTTTCCACAGTTTTGCCAGAAGTAGCCATAGGGACATCTCAAGTGGCTGAACAAAG GTCCTCCCATGTAATGAGAATCAAAGAAAAGCTATTTCGTTCAACATCACCATTGGTGCATCAGAAAGCTGCTACAACTAAGGAAAAAGAG aggaagttcaacaaTGAACCTGAGTTTAAAGAATCACGGCAGAGTTTTTGCTTCAAAGCCAGGCCACTGCCAAACTTCTGTCGAAGAAATAAACAAGTAAAAGATACTAATCAGCAG ACTGTCCAAGAGTTTCCAAAGTTTCGGGACAGCAACCATTCAATGACTGATGGTAATCATGCACAGCAAATGGGCAAAGGTGTATCCAAGGAGAGACAAATATGTTGTTTCCCCATCAGAAACCTGTATTAG